The sequence CATAGCAGGCGACGGCTTTCGAGTGCGGCAGCAAACCGTGGATCGGCGCCCATCGCTGTCCCTCGGGGCCGAGCATGGAATTGAGCGGGCCGAACGGATTGGCGCGGATGATTTTGGGGATCGTATTTTCGGTCTCGGTCCCGCCATGCGCCAGTGCCAGTTTTCGCGCGCGCGCCAGGTCATCATCGGCCGCTGCCTGCAGGCGCGCTTCGGTCAGCACGTGCAGCGAATATTTGGCTTCGTCGATGAAATCGCGCCCGGCAACCACCACCTTTGCGCCTTCCTTGATCGCGCCCCAGACCGAGCCCTGTTTCTTCATCATCTTGCCCAGCGCTTTTGCGTCGCTGGTAAGGCTGTCCCGTTTCATCCGGATGGCGTTGAGCCCCGGGTCGAAACCGAAACATTCGGTGGAAACGCCGGACCGGTCTATCACGCCCAGTGCGGCCAGCGTGTCCTCATAGCTTTCGAAACTGAAGCTGGCATAGCCATGGGCCTGAGCCTCCGGAATCAGACGCAGCGTGATTGTCGCTTTCATACCCAGCGCGCCGGTATCTGCCAGAAACAGTCCGGTCAGATCGGGTCCATAGGGCCGGGTGAAATTTGCGCCGGTATCGAGAATCGTTCCGTCCGCCAGCACCACCTCCATCGCAAGACAGCTTTGTACCGCGGTACCATAGCGGCCCGAGCCCCAGAACACGCCATTCTGGCTCATGCCCCCGCCGATGCTGGCTTTCAGCCCGGACAATGTCCCCCAGAAGGGCGTGCGCAGGCCCTTGGCCTGCAACGCTTCATAAAGCATCGCCCAGGTGCAGCCCGCCTCCACGGTGACGGTCATGTCGGTTTCGTTGATCTCCAATATCCGGTCCATCGAGGCCAGGTCGAAGAGCACCGCGTCCGGGCGGCTGGACGTATAGCCACCCGTATAGCTCATCCCGCCGCCGCGCGGAATCACCGCTATATTCTGCGCGGTAGCAGCCGCGACGGCCGCCGACAGTTCCTGCTTGTTCTTCGGTCTGACAACCGCCAGCAGATCCGCACCGCGCTGGTAGATATCGTGCGCATAGAAATCGAGAATGGCGCTCTCGGTCAGCACGGTTACCCCGGTTTCGGCAATATGGTCCGCCGCGGACATGTTCGCCTTTGTCGCCATCAGCCTGCCTCCATAGCCAGTTTGCCCGCGGGAGCCGCTTCGGCTTCCGGCAAACTGCCCGGATAACGGCCCAGCAGCATCAGAAGCGCGCCGCCGATGAAAAAGGCAAACAGGGCAACCGACAGGACCGGATCATAGCTGCCGGTCGTGTCCCTGACATTGGCGTATATGATCGGAGAAAGAGCCGAGAAAAAGCCGAAAGGCATATAGAGCATGCCGTAGATCTTGCCATAATGGGCCATGCCGAAATAGCGGCCGGTCAGATAGGCAATGAGATCACTCTCCGCGCCCGCAGCAAAACCGAGAAGGAAACCGGCCAGCGCGGCCATTGGAAATGCGATATCGTGGCCGAGCAAGATATAGCAGGAAATAGCAGGGAGGCAGAGCAGGGGAAAGGCCACAAAACCGGCCCAGAAGCGATCGAGAAGCATCCCGGTGATTATCCTGCCGGTAAAGATCCCGATGCCCAGAACACCCATGACCGAGGCCGCGGTTTGGGCTTCCAGCCCGCGATCAGCCAGCATCGTCGGCAAGTTGATGAACGCTCCGCCGAAGGAACCTGCGACAATTGCGATGGATATCCAGATCAGCCAGAAACGATAGTCCCTCATGGCTGTCCGCAGCGTCACGCCGGTCAGATTGCCGCTCACGCCGGCTATCGCCTGGGGTCGCTCGTCGGCCCGTGGTTCGCGAAACAGGAAATAGCCAAGAGGCAGCGCCACGGCCAAGGGCAAAATCGCCACGATGGCGAACATCGAGCGCCAGCCGTAATTCTCGATGCCCCAGACCGCCAGCTTGGGAACGGTAATCGCGGCAAGGCTCGTACCCATCAGCAATATGCCGAGGGCGAGACCGCGTCGCTTGTAGAACCAAAGGTTGATCGCGCGACTCCAGCTGACCGGCGTAGAACCGATTCCCACCAGCCCGATCAGCACCCACAGGGCATAATAGATATAGAGAGTCGACGTCACTTGCGCGGTCGGCGTCAACGCAACCATCGCAAAGGAGATCCCGAAGGCAAATAACGAATAGAGCGCCACTTTCCGTACGCCATATTTATCCGCCAGAGAGCCGAAAAACGGGGCGAGCAGCGAGGCGATGATCCCGAAGATGGTGACCGGCATCAATATCTGCGTGCGGGTCCAGCCAAATTCGGCGATCAGCGGTTCGACGGTAAAGCCGATGACGTTGAAAGGAAGCGGTGAAGCACCGCAAGCCACGCCAAGCACACTGGCAAACAGCACTTTCCAGCCGAGTGCAAATTCACCGCGTTCTTCTGTGCTAGATACCATATGCCCTCACTACTCACAATTTGTCCGGACAACTATAACCGCGCCAGTCTATTATACCAGAACAAAAAAGGCGAACCGAAACGGTCCGCCTTTTTTTCTCGATCTATCCGCCAGGCTATCAGAACTCGAACCGTCCCTTGATCAGGAAGGTGCGCGGCGGGTTCAAATAGCTGTAATTGGCCAGAGCGGACTCGACCGCCTCTTCGTCGAGGCAATTGGAACATTCGGCCGACAGCGCCCAGCCCGTATCACTCCGCAGCACGATATTGGCGTTAACGATCCAGCGGCTGTCGCTGAACGAGCCGGTGATGAAATCGCCGCCGAACGGGTTGGAGTCGAAGACGGTTCCGGTGGAACTGGTAATTGAGCCGCTGAACAGGCTGAACTGGCTGGTGCCGACTTCGCTCTTGTCACGCCAGCTGGCATTGACCGACGGGATGAGCGACAGGCCACCGCCGAGCTCGGCCTCGTAGCTGCCGCCGATCGCCAGATTGAATTTCGGCGTTCGCACCGGCTCTGCCAGACTGCCGTCCGGCGCCACGATACCGACACCGCAATTGGACGCTTCGGTGGCGCCGCCGCTTGGCACAAGTCCGGCTGCCAGCTGCGCCAGGCAACTTGCCTGCTGGCTGGCGACGGAAGAAACGCCATAGGCGTCGAGCAGGGGCGCATTGGCATCAATCTTATACTTGTCGTCCTGATAGCCGAAGGACGCGAACAGGTTCAGACCGTCCACCGGAGCCGCATTGATTTCCAGTTCGATGCCTTTATTCTCGTAATCGGCAAAATTGCGGGTGATGAACGCAATCGAGCCATCGGCTCTGGTAAAGGCAGCCGGCGTCTGCAGATCGGAAACGTCGAGATAATAAGCCGTCAGATTGAGCCGCAAGCGGTTGTCGAGCAATTCCGTCTTGAATCCCGCCTCATAGTTCCAGGCGGTCTCCGGTCCGAATGGCAAGAGCTCGCTTGGCGCGGTGCCGCGCGCGTTCCAGCCGCCCGACTTGAAGCCGCGCGTCGCCGAAACGAACAAGAGCAGATCGTCGCTCGGCTGGTAATTGGCAGCGAATCGGGGAGTCCAGATTTTCGTGGTCTGGCTCTGGGGGATTGCCGCACCATTGGCCGCCGTCAGATTCTGGTCATCGATACAGGTTGCTTCGAGGGTACCGTCGTTGCAGCTGGCCCGGTTGTCACTGATGCTGAACTTCTTGGTTTCGTCGGTATAGCGAATGCCCGCGGTCAGCTTGATCTGGTCGGTGACATTGAGGTCGCCCTGCAAATAACCGGCATAGGCCGTGGTCGAATTGCGCAATGTGCGGTCCGCAAGAATCAGCGGGAAGCCGTCCGGTGGCGGAGCGAATGGCAGGCTGATCGAGAAGAGGTCACCAAAATCGCTGTAATTATCCTCTTCAAAATAATAGACCCCGCCGACCAGATCGAGCAGCCCGTCTCCCAACGAGGCATTCACCTTGATTTCCTGGGTGAACTGGGAAAACTCGCCTTCATTGGCGATGGTGAAACCGCCAAACGTATAACCCAGCACGTCCGGTACCGGATTTGAAAGGCTTGGCAGGCCCCGGCCATCGGCAAAGTCCAGCGCATAATCCTGAGCGGTGTAGACATAGCCGGTGATGATGTTGACCGAGATATCCTCGCCGCTGCCGATTTCCAGATTGGACGAGATGAAATCCATGTCGGTTTTATTGCCGAGTCCGAAATCATTCTTCTTGCCGGTAAACAGGCCACCGAAATTGCCATCCTTGGTATAGCCGGTGGTGACAAAGCGCCCATCGCAATTGGACGGATCCGCCGGGTCGCAATCGAAATTCAGGATATTCGCGCCCTCGGTATTGATGTGCATGTAGGAACCGGTCCAGCGGGCCGTGTCGGAAAGCTCGCCACGAAAGCCGAGACGAACGCCCCAGCCATCACTTTCATTCACCCGTTCACCGGTTGTCGTATTCTGGGCATAGCCCTCATCCTGCTGGTAATATCCGGAAACCTTGACCGCGAAACTGTCCGCCAGCGGAATGTCGAGAGAGGCTCTCGCCATATATTTTTCATAGCTGCCATAGCCCGCCTCGACAAATCCGGCGAATTCATTGCCGGGTTCCTTGAGAAAGACATTGACCGCGCCACCCGTGGTGTTGCGGCCAAAGAGCGTGCCCTGCGGGCCGCGCAAGACTTCCAGACGCTGGACGTCGAACAGCGACAGATTATTGGCATTTTGGCGGCTGATATAGATATCGTCGACATAGGTGCCAATCGACGGATCAAAGGTCGGGATCGTTTCGCTATTGCCGATCCCCCGCAGATAATAGGAGTTTGCCGAACCCAGACCGGTATTGTTCAAGCCGACCAGATTAGGAACAAATTGCGCCATTTCCAGCGCATTGGACACCCCTCGGCGGAGCAATTCCTCCTCGTCGAAG comes from Sphingorhabdus sp. YGSMI21 and encodes:
- a CDS encoding FAD-binding oxidoreductase — its product is MATKANMSAADHIAETGVTVLTESAILDFYAHDIYQRGADLLAVVRPKNKQELSAAVAAATAQNIAVIPRGGGMSYTGGYTSSRPDAVLFDLASMDRILEINETDMTVTVEAGCTWAMLYEALQAKGLRTPFWGTLSGLKASIGGGMSQNGVFWGSGRYGTAVQSCLAMEVVLADGTILDTGANFTRPYGPDLTGLFLADTGALGMKATITLRLIPEAQAHGYASFSFESYEDTLAALGVIDRSGVSTECFGFDPGLNAIRMKRDSLTSDAKALGKMMKKQGSVWGAIKEGAKVVVAGRDFIDEAKYSLHVLTEARLQAAADDDLARARKLALAHGGTETENTIPKIIRANPFGPLNSMLGPEGQRWAPIHGLLPHSKAVACYDAIKALFAEHGEEMDRLGMFTGTLVSAVSGSGAIIEPCLYWPDAANPLHRDTVEDAHLAKLPVLESNPEAWAFAQRMKQALVDLFHDHGAVHLQIGRTYRYRDSLDPAADALLVDLKKSLDPRGLMNPGSLGL
- a CDS encoding MFS transporter translates to MVSSTEERGEFALGWKVLFASVLGVACGASPLPFNVIGFTVEPLIAEFGWTRTQILMPVTIFGIIASLLAPFFGSLADKYGVRKVALYSLFAFGISFAMVALTPTAQVTSTLYIYYALWVLIGLVGIGSTPVSWSRAINLWFYKRRGLALGILLMGTSLAAITVPKLAVWGIENYGWRSMFAIVAILPLAVALPLGYFLFREPRADERPQAIAGVSGNLTGVTLRTAMRDYRFWLIWISIAIVAGSFGGAFINLPTMLADRGLEAQTAASVMGVLGIGIFTGRIITGMLLDRFWAGFVAFPLLCLPAISCYILLGHDIAFPMAALAGFLLGFAAGAESDLIAYLTGRYFGMAHYGKIYGMLYMPFGFFSALSPIIYANVRDTTGSYDPVLSVALFAFFIGGALLMLLGRYPGSLPEAEAAPAGKLAMEAG
- a CDS encoding TonB-dependent receptor, with the translated sequence MKNLLLASVALATLGTSVPALAQTASEDESAEQGGLGVIVVTAQRREESVQSIPISISAFDEEELLRRGVSNALEMAQFVPNLVGLNNTGLGSANSYYLRGIGNSETIPTFDPSIGTYVDDIYISRQNANNLSLFDVQRLEVLRGPQGTLFGRNTTGGAVNVFLKEPGNEFAGFVEAGYGSYEKYMARASLDIPLADSFAVKVSGYYQQDEGYAQNTTTGERVNESDGWGVRLGFRGELSDTARWTGSYMHINTEGANILNFDCDPADPSNCDGRFVTTGYTKDGNFGGLFTGKKNDFGLGNKTDMDFISSNLEIGSGEDISVNIITGYVYTAQDYALDFADGRGLPSLSNPVPDVLGYTFGGFTIANEGEFSQFTQEIKVNASLGDGLLDLVGGVYYFEEDNYSDFGDLFSISLPFAPPPDGFPLILADRTLRNSTTAYAGYLQGDLNVTDQIKLTAGIRYTDETKKFSISDNRASCNDGTLEATCIDDQNLTAANGAAIPQSQTTKIWTPRFAANYQPSDDLLLFVSATRGFKSGGWNARGTAPSELLPFGPETAWNYEAGFKTELLDNRLRLNLTAYYLDVSDLQTPAAFTRADGSIAFITRNFADYENKGIELEINAAPVDGLNLFASFGYQDDKYKIDANAPLLDAYGVSSVASQQASCLAQLAAGLVPSGGATEASNCGVGIVAPDGSLAEPVRTPKFNLAIGGSYEAELGGGLSLIPSVNASWRDKSEVGTSQFSLFSGSITSSTGTVFDSNPFGGDFITGSFSDSRWIVNANIVLRSDTGWALSAECSNCLDEEAVESALANYSYLNPPRTFLIKGRFEF